The genomic segment CTTGTTTCTTACCACCAGCAGAATTAGAAGAAGCTCCTAACTGAATTTTCCCCATATTTAGACCCATCTCGACACGTTCGccatatctcaccatttcagaAAAGTTAGCTGAAGCACTGCAAGCCAAATAATAGTGTCCAGACAAGGTACTGGTGAACATGTCAATCATCTCACGTTCAGTCATCGGTGGCTGAACTCTTGCGGCTAACTcacgccatttctgagcgtactccttgaaagattctttagaccCCTGAACCAAACTCTGCAACTGGGTCCTGTTGGGAGCCATATCAATATTGTACTGATAGTGCTTAATAaaagcctccacaagatctctccaagaatggaTATGAGTGCGCTCGAGTTGGACATACCACTCCAAAGAAGCCCCAGCAAGACTATCCTAGAAGAAATGCATTAGGAAACCTTCATCTTCTGAATAAACTGACATCTTGCGATAGTATGCTTTGACATGAGTCATGGGACAAGTCGccccattgtatttgtcaaaagatggaactttgaattttggtggAATCCTCACACCGGGAACCaaccccaagtcattgatatccatgcctaacacccctttgccttcaacaGCTCTGAGACGTTCTTCAATCAGACGATACCTCTCAACTTCATCATGTGCACCCTCAGCACTATGCCTTGATACCTGGTCAAAGTTCtcaacattgaaatccaaattaccacggttctgattatctctccttcccaacagacgagacggaggtggaggtggaaacccgtgatgctgattgaaaggattatagtgcccTCCCACGTGATCAAACTCATTCGAATCATGGTGATCATCAATCCTACCAGACACATCGTCAAACAGCCTTGGATGTCCTCCATTCTCAACCCTTCTGGAGTTCTCGACGAGAACCCGCAAGTCATCCTGCCCCTTGGTCACATAagtcaatgcttccataaactacgccatctgcgcattcatctgctctgtcagttgagctctcatctccgccatttgttcctgaatctgttccatctgccttctctgattgctcctagtcggatacaggtgattagccgtcttagaactccttctgataacaaaacagcgagacataagatataagccctgcaaaacctgcaagtatatgacatgtatgatatatgaatgatatccatgaaatgtttgtcaatttttaggtatccaagagttcatcccactttcagataggacatagaAACCCTGATACAGAATATATTCGAACAACAATCCATGCACGAGAATAATTCAGCAAACTGAgcatatttcattcaaacataactgggaatttgagttcatacaaacaaaacacataaccgtgtcaccatgtgctcataaggcatacaaaagaaatccagaatatcaaaatgcgaccccatccaacaatcctggacatgggCGACAAACATCAAGAATACACAGCAAATCGACCATGGGCCAACCAAATCTACTCTACAGCAGCACTAGGACCGTCTGATAACAGAATGAGCTCCTCCATCTCCTCTCCGCTGGGCTCGGAGGCTTGCGAGCTCTTCTTCAAGTCGAGCCGACTTAGCTTTTTCTTCGATCAATTTCTTTTCCAAATCCTGCACCTTTCTCTTGCTATTATTTTCGGACCTTCGCAACTTCGCACATTCCTGCTGTTTTTGGTACAAGCTTTCTTCCATCAAGTCATGAGATCGCCTTTGGGCACGTGTCATGTTTGAACCTTCACCTTGCGCCTGCTTGAGCTTACGAGCTAATTCCGCCTTTTCGTGATCTTGAAAATACCTCTCCAAGCCAACCTCATTGTCCTTTGCTTTTAGTTTGATGTTGTCCGCTTCGAATTGAATATAGAGTTCAACCGCAACTGTATCAGATAAAACCACGGGAGGTTGCTCATACAATGGACATGACCTCGCAAATGGCAGCAACAGATTTGCCACTCTTGCCTCAACCCATTTCCTGTAAGGACCCATAACAATAGGAACCTTCTAGCTCAAAGTAATCTGATCCCTTCTATGGACTTTAGTCCAAGCATACGATATCTTCTCTAGCTCCAGAGGATCTTTACCATCAGCAAAGTACACTGATTcaaacgcttctacatcattctgAGCCCTTTCCATTGCATATCCCAATTGACGATAGGCGAGCGTGTGATTATAACTAATACAACCTCTGGTTCCCATGAGAGGAACGTTGTGATATTGACCGCAACTAGTGATGATGTTCCAAATCTTCCCCACACAATAGTTCCACCTGATGTCATAAGATGTGAGGTTAACAATCCTATCTGACCACTTAAGAGAACACTTCTTGAGCACAAAAGGTCCTCTCACCGGCAAATGCAACATGAACCACTGATACAACAATGGAAGACAAGAGCCAACAACATATCCACCCTTCTTACTTCTCGAATGGATCGAAAAATAAGCATATGCAAGTAACGTTGGCACGGGGTTTTTGTTCATAAAGACACAAATCGCCGCCAAACTCACAAAGTTCTCTCTTGAAGGGAATAAGACAATACCATAAATCATGATAGCAAGCAAACGACTAAAATTAACCCACTGCTCCTTCTTAGCCGCATCCTCAGCCCTACTAATCAAAAAGCAAAGATAGAAACCAGAAACACCGCCCGATGACTTCCAATTTCTTTCCACCTCCTTTATACCCATGTGAAGAGCTTCAGCTATTTTTTCAAATCTCACAACCTCGAGAACTCGAATGAAAGGTACATCATCAGTGACTCGGATGTTGAGTATGTAAGAAAACTCCTCGAGTGTTGGCACTAGTTGATAGTCCTGAAATGTAAAACACCTCAACtgtggatcatagaactgaaacaGGGTGATCAAAGCCATTGGATCGAAAGATGTATTGAGGATGGAGAGCAAATTGCCATAATCATGATTGAAGTCACGGAGAACCTCCCCTTTCAACCGAGAACTCAAACCTATCAACCCCGAAACATCAATATCTGGAATCTTATAAGCTCTGGTATGCCTCGTACGTTCTTTGACGGTATCAGTGGGAATGTCCATCTTCAACTTGGGTGAACTCCTGAATGTCCCTGAAaatatgacatgcaaatgcttattatacatatcttttttttttgcgtttcttttggaaataaatatgctatgatgcaaagtggtgggacttgttgccgcccaccaggcattctggaccGCCGGTAATACACTGTATAtagagccaaaggttcggcccaaaatagtataccacacggaacatgGAATATCAAACCACGGAACCAACACCCATAGTcaacaacacactggaatagaacacagatcaccacttgaacaagaaccatagtaccccacgaataggaaccaatagtacactcgaacgagaacagcggtaacccacgaacgagaacagcggtaacccacgaacaagatccaaagtcaccatcaatgtacctgttaatcaatgattgattcccgccccactcacgggtaaatctaggccaaggtaggtgatcggtcaccaatttcacttatactccgcaatttatttggtaaaaatcggtcatttcggtaacactgtgaatggtttgttctttgttttaagtagttctttcatgttttgttaatctaattgtttttggtaatttttagtagaatagttgcttttgatcactttgttggtagttattggttatttcaggtgTAAGGAAGAATCGCCGAAAGAATGAgacgagaacagaagaaaacaaagccaaaATTGCAAGGAAAGAAGCTGACGCGGGtgccagtgtcgtttgacacaCCCACGTCAgctgaaaaaaggaaaaaaatgctGCTGggagctgacacgggcgccagtgtcatttgacacggccgtgtcagctgttagATGAAAACAGAgtttttttaaagagaaaacagaggctgacgcgggcgccagtgtcgtttgacacgCCCACGTCAACTGTTGCGGCCAGAAATTGATTTTTTGAGCTGTTTCATTATTCCAAGTCTCATTAAGGGTGTTTTCGACTTTTTacatgaatggaatgtaacctaacactacttagtcctagtttgagagtttgaaaagcatcttggatcatattgaagaattttacGGTGAAGAAGAGAAAttatcaagggtttcggagaacggagattttcaacggcaatcgcaattgaagatcaaattattccctaatttttgtaatgttcatcatctttctttataattctttgaatattactatgagtagctaaaccccccaatgctaggggggtgtccctgaattgccattgttatgaactaattttctctcaatttatgttattcaagttttaatgagtttatcttcattgtgcaaagtttttaatgccttttctatcggacaaatagtttTTGGATTTACGGTTGatgtttaggtcggacaaaccactcaacgcatgttgcacaataatacttcggtaaaaattgcttaggaatgaggatttcaCCGTAGTAACCGTTTAATTCTTGATATTCATTATTATAGCACTTGTTGTTgtcgttaatagctaaggaattaggattaaagataaacaccaaaggttttccgttaaggaattaaggaaaacaactcttgagattcggtagtagTTCATTATAACTGTATTTCATAAATTGGGGAATAAAGTTCATTGCGCGGCAATTTAAACACCTAacctagcatgctttctcatattGTCAAGAACGATTATTTTACTTTTGCTTTTAttagttataattaatataaattctctacaaacaaacaaatcccatgatcttttgttcaattgaataatcgtgaaacttatatttcctacgcagtccgcgagttcgatattGGGTATAAACCTCTTTTTAAAACTACATtgatgaaaaatagtacacttgctaattttccgatcagtaggtcaaaaagccaacagaggatcgaatgtaggcgctatcatacgatattgcctcattccaccaagctctgcccgtggatacgtgatcagatcaatcaggcatacaccttctgtccgtcacggccactctattcctagttcctatggtatcactcatagcctgggtattgggccttttacctcttgaaacacccacccacagacagaaatccagacagtccagaatatgatgcagaaaagtaaaagcgcacatagaatgcaatgcaaacaggtaaatatgcaaagcagtaaaacacccaatgataaacacacaagcgctaggatcgactcgttgagtccggaccagcaacaggccGAGACGTCCCCAGCTgacgctaccgcgaaaattaacagagtcgccaataacatatttatcctgaaaaggaagggaatgccagcaaaccacaaaacaaaacaacggtctcacgaccagagaaaagggtaagggagtcggttacgcgaggggaaggtgttagcaccccacgcgcccatcgtactcgatggtatccacgcctgtgtctaaaactatgggtgtgtaagcaaatctacgctaatctggactaaaatgaatgcagaatgtagggaaaagaaagagttatactcgcacgggccctaccccgctgcctacgtatctgttttgcggaatcagaggtaccgtagctcggctaactagtttttgtttgttttgtgttttttaggtgaacgagttacattcacattccgctgctcgacctttggagacttatgcttgggaatggagcgaaaataacaagctcttaagaaaagaaaatcaaagagtgcggcttgtgttttaaaagatgcatgaggaaaacctaagctaagggggaaagcttgctacctaatgttatcatacaaagggtacaaatctaagctaagctaacaacctacgagaaaaaaggggaagcacacaataatatcacacaaacgagctccgctcgtgaagcaaacaaaccaacggtactgaccgaatggtagaaaagcggtcccgccatagccaaggggagcaactcaacccaagtcaaccaagcattagacctcgcgaaaatgatcgggccatagacaagaggacggacccctctcagcaaccaagccgtcacggatcgtaaaggaaaacggtgcgcgcgtacaccgagcatcaacgtcgagcgacgcgagctataagaaaggcgggaatccggctgcatgaacccttttcctgacatactcgataacaagatcttgtgttagttcagaagcgagcaacgcgtagcgtgcgcataccaaacggactcgatgagactaggcgggggttgattgctaaccctttccgcgtgccttccatgaggacttaatggagtgccatataggacttattacaccgtgactcccttccgcaaagcacaaatataaacacaccaacaaaagcagagcctctttcgagggcttggccagatgaatgtctaagtcctacttctcatgttaaaggatgatgcgagaaaatgATAAAGtgaaatagaaataaaatgaaacgggatcaataccaaacggatgatgatccgtaaactaaggcgaagcaaagcgaagaaactaagaatcccgcaagcgagctagcaaagcaaaagcaaatggtcagcacaccgattagccatgaaagcacacaaaggtcaacatgcgcgtcgagcacaatcacaatacacctgcaagaggaacaagcaaaccaaacaagcagatataaaatAAAAGGATCGTGTCTCTAAGATGAGAACACGATGCGAGCGAAGGAAATCGTGTTCCACAAGTAAAGCCGAACACTCAAGCAATAAGCGCcggtcggtgactatccaaaaaccttgcacactagcacacaagttagagataacaaacatcgcaatcggaattgcgttattactataaaGCGAAAGGAAGCGGACAAGTAATGTAAACATGGAATggataatgaaacatcaaagagaaataaaacatggatgatctacaaaattaatgaaaacaaagcatctagtaagatagtacatctcataagctttccgacgatataaagaacgtgcaaatcggagttacgagtaaaaagttatgcaagattgaagtttagaaaagaaaacacaaaaattacacacaggaaccggttcctgcataggacaacccggttcctagtactaaaaaccagaggcagaaaactgggaaccggttcccacctagggacaacccggttcctagtactaaATCACAGAAGCAAGCACATTTCAAAatactgggaaccggttcccgcctagggacaacccggttcctggcacaCAAATCAGAGGACAAAAACagcgcaggaaccggttcccacctagggacaacccggttcctggtactaaaaaccagagaatcaacaattttggattgagtgggaaccggtttcCGCCTGGGACAACCCAGTTCTTGGCGTAGCAAAACCAATTTTTAAGCATTTTTAGGACCTCGGAGccgttcgcactcaatccaaaaccatTCCATTGGCAATCATCACAAGCAAACATCAAATCATGAATTAAGCACGAGTCTACAAGTCAAATGATCCTAATTATGGAAAGTGCGACGCGTCGAGCCACGCAAATATCAAGCAAAAGTGCACCACgtgcatttatacaaacactttgagtgcgtcacaaGCAACATACATGCACATCAACAATTATGCATACGAAATCAACATCGAATCATAGATCCGAACACGAATATCACAATTTATCATCAACACACATCAATTATATGCAACAAACATCACATCTAACCACAACTCAGATGAACATTACCGATTCGAGCAAAAACAAAGCAagttcaccgatcaatcatcataaaCCATCCATAGATCAAGAATGAGATATAGATCTAGATCCTAATTCACATAATGaccaacaattaagcacttaattcaagatccgaaagcttaccggatgaagatctcaaccgaagcgcgaacacaaacacgatacgaacgcgaacacgacacgaacgcgacacgaacgcGAAAGCGAAATCCGAGGTGAGAGAGATGTAGAGGCGCGCATGATTTgaggagagagagaagaaaatcgAATTTTGAATCttaattcttcaatccatgttcttgatcttgatgaagattgatgagtttttgatgaaagttttatgtaatttgtggttttgattcaagagaattgagagagaattgagagagagtgtttttgatctttttggtcaatcgaaattatgagagtcctcatttgatttgtgaagagcaaaatgtttatatattgtcaatgcgaaatgtccaaattgccctcggtgcgtcttattttggctcgtttttaaggaaactcggttcggctctgaatttcgGAACGAAACTAATGCCAttgcgaagatgaccaaattcttgactcgtcgccgcgagaatcgtctcaatccgataagcgatgaagaaaatacgcccgtttgaatgacgagaaacgccgattcatctggtgcgactgtgcagaattttgtgagtaccgctcaaagaactcgataaaaccctatcttcggctcaaaatctgaacaagcatgtgtgacgaagaaacgaagctaacgaaatttccgagaaaatgccgccggaacggacttcatacgataaaaatcgaagaagttatgaattttcaaactaggcgcgacatactcgaaaacaaactttttaccgaaacaacgcgacgatccttaaaattctgggagttttccgtgcataattggccttcggtccgaacatatgaaatcttggtaatgatggtacggagctacagttaaattttcaagtgaatccgatgagcggattaggagatacgaATTTTTTGAGGtccaaaaccctacattcagcactgtttttcactatgaaacctcaagtaatttgcaaatctggcgacctttctcaaagaattggcttccgagccgaacacgaaagttgtagatatcgtcgaaacggtCAAGACTTctcgggaacttagctcatatcacctaccaaatatgacttgcgaattttctcgtatttccgctgtttaaaccatttttcacgcctttcttcttaaacccatgaaaactctttattatttttcttcaatttttgaatgacgaaataaacgtcattaataaATTATAGCTCAaatgaagagggcaaattttggggtgcaacagtcccTTGTCCCTCTTCCTCCTAACATACAATCcattggttgcaagtgggttttCTGTGTCAAAGAGAATTCTGATGGCACTGTGAATAGGTacaaggcccgtcttgttgcCAATGGCTTTCATCAAAAACAGGGATTTGATTACAATGAGACATTCTCTCCTGTTGTTAAACCTATTACCATTAGACTTATTCTAATTGTTGCTCTCTCTCCAAAATGGTCCATCCAGCAGTTAGATGTCAACAATGCCTTCCTCAATGGATTACTCACTGAGGAGGTATATATGGAGCAGCCTCCTGACTTTGCTACCTCTGATTCCTCACTTGTATGCAAGTTACACAAGGCCCTGTATGGCTTGAAACAGACCCCTAGGCAATGGTTTGAAAGGCTTCAGCAGGCCCTGATTCACCTCCATTTCAAACCTAGCAAATGTGATCCTTCACTTTTCATTTTCTCCTCCAATGGGAACATCATCTATCTCTtggtatatgttgatgatattatcatcACTGGTAATTGCCAAAACTCAACACTGCTTTCTCTCTTAAGCATCTAGGTGCACTAGACTACTTCTTGGACATAGAGGTTAAAGCTGCCTCCAATGGCTCTATGCTACTCACACAGTCTAAATACATCAGAGATTTACTGGACAGAACCAAGATGTCTGATTGCAGCCCTGTCAACTCTCATATGCAGTCCTCTTGCAAACTTACCAACACTGGTTCTCCTGCTCTCTCTGACCCTTTCATGAACAGGTCTGTGGTATGAGCTCTTCAATATGCAACCATTATCAGGCCTGATATTGCTTTTTCTGTTAACAAAGTATGTCAATTCATGTCTTATCCTCTTGAGGCTCATTGGGTTGCAGTAAAGAGGATTCTCAGATATCTTAAGGGCACACAATCTCATGGTCTACATTTGTCTCCTCTTTCATCCGATCAGCTGCCCACTGTCAAGGTGTTTTGTGATGTGGACTGGGCATCAGATCCAGATGACAGAAGGAGCAAATCTGGAGTTGCCATTTACTTTGGTGCTAACTTGGTTTCTTGGtggttgatcagtggtttttacacgtatATTTACCGTTTATTTTAGATAtctttgattaatattattaagaGTTTTATAGCATTCTTCtttattttatgcgttggttgtgtgttttgtgttTTTAGACTCAGAGGAATAAAATAGGACAAATCAGGacgaaaaaaatgcaaaattcgAAGTTTCGGAAAAGTTTTCAGCATGCTTTAGCaggtgcaacacggccacccgtgtcaggcaacactggccgtgtcagcCAATACGCTGATTGATCAGTTTTCACTAAATAGTTCATAACTTGAGCTACGGAAATcggatcgacgcgttctaatatTCGTTGGAAAGCTGAGAGAAAGAGCTACATTTCTATGATGAATTCAAAAGCTTATAAAGAAGTTAGAAGGCTCGAAAATATCATGagagttgttttattttgccAAATAGCTGACCTATAAGGGTGTTTTAGGTATTTCCGACCGACTTAAGTGACTGTCTGCTATTTAACTaagttttgaagaagaattaGTGGACTTTTTGGCCAgaagaagacacgattgaagattaaagaaaacaagggtttgggagagaagaaggttttcatgaacggaagcgattgaagatcaactttcatctcaattctcgtaatgtctctattttatattttgttttctttgaacaatatgagtaactaaaccctaatgctaggaggtgtccctgatttgattatgtaatgattttgaattcttgagttcatcaatagatttgttttcttatttaatttaattgtacaaggtttttatgctttctttgtcggaccaacaagattgatttacggttaacaaccagctggacaacggttgttaaggtttttgtacgattagactatagtagatatcacctaggactagggataccctatagttaccgattaactcttgataacataaaggcttgatttcatcataattctctaaggacttaggatttaggatgaatgttcaaaggttttctcactaaggacttaggggaaaataatctaaagggcggtaattaaaggttatgaacttgttgaagaaatcaaaattcaaggttATTACAGGGCAAATCATTCACTTTACCCTAGCAGgctctcatatttgttaaaaccactaagtcaattttctatcatttttatttattgttaatttataattgcaaatcaaaactccgaatatagttttttgtttaattgaaccactattgaaactcgatattaacgtgcagtccttgagatcgacattcggggaatttccctattattactacagaggcgaaatagtacacttgctattttaccgatcaagtttttggtgccgttgtcggggactgccaaaatataaagttttgattttagttcaattgaaattttgttgctcgtcaactaaaattttgtttttgtttttgcttatttgaatttgtttttatcatagaaaaaaatttaaaaaaaaagtcagattatttttgcttcatgaattcttctatactttgctactaacaaagcGTCCGAGTTTTGTAgccatgtattgttttgatacattgccacctgtatctcctgcatgttggtccccTGATTCGGGGTCACTTTGGAAGAGacaactaaaatttttaaagcatataagagggaggtaagaatccttatgaatgaatgtaaggaagctaacttttatcctgataggtttatttggagaaagttagagttggaaaaagaatatgtggaaccagaagaaaaatgcataacatT from the Vicia villosa cultivar HV-30 ecotype Madison, WI unplaced genomic scaffold, Vvil1.0 ctg.002503F_1_1, whole genome shotgun sequence genome contains:
- the LOC131639018 gene encoding uncharacterized protein LOC131639018 gives rise to the protein MDIPTDTVKERTRHTRAYKIPDIDVSGLIGLSSRLKGEVLRDFNHDYGNLLSILNTSFDPMALITLFQFYDPQLRCFTFQDYQLVPTLEEFSYILNIRVTDDVPFIRVLEVVRFEKIAEALHMGIKEVERNWKSSGGVSGFYLCFLISRAEDAAKKEQWVNFSRLLAIMIYGIVLFPSRENFVSLAAICVFMNKNPVPTLLAYAYFSIHSRSKKGGYVVGSCLPLLYQWFMLHLPVRGPFVLKKCSLKWSDRIVNLTSYDIRWNYCVGKIWNIITSCGQYHNVPLMGTRGCISYNHTLAYRQLGYAMERAQNDVEAFESVYFADGKDPLELEKISYAWTKVHRRDQITLS